GCACGATGTCCGTCTCGCCGCGGACGTCGAGCTCGGAGATCTGCGGCAGTGCACCGAGTTGCTCCCGGATCAGGGTCGCTGCCGTCGTATCGAGACCGACGCGTACGCGCCGGATCGCGCCGAGTCTGAGTGAGGCCACATCACCCTCCGCCACGACCCTTCCTCGACTGAGGACGGCGACGATGTCGGCCGTCTGCTGGATCTCACTCAGCACATGGGAGCTCAGCAGCACGGTCTGGCCGCGATCTCTGGCTTCGGTGACGAGGTGGAGGAACTCTCTCTGGACGAGCGGGTCGAGCCCGCTGGTCGGCTCGTCCAGCACGAGCAGCGGCGGTTCGTGCATGAAGGCTTGGACGATCCCGAGCTTCTGCTTGTTGCCCTTCGAGAGCGCGCGCACCGGTCGACTCAGATCGAGGTCGAGTCGGTCCGCGAGGCGGTCGATCGTGCCGGGGTTCACCGGGCCGGACACCTCGGTGTAGAAGTCGAGCATGCGGCGTCCCGTCGTGCGGTCGTCGAGTCGGAGCTCGCCGGGGATGAAGCCGATGCGTCGTCGGAGGGCCGGGCCGCCGCGACGCGGGTCTTCGCCCAGGACCCGGATAGCGCCCGACGTGGGGCGGATGATGTCGAGGATCATGCGCAGCGTGGTGGTCTTTCCTGCGCCGTTAGGGCCGATGAGCCCGAACACGGTGCCGGGATCGACGCGGAGATCGATGGAGTCGACCGCTGTGTGCCGACCGTACTGTTTGCGAAGGTGAGTGAGTTCGATGGCAGGGGTCATGGCCCTGCTCCTTTCGGAGGGTGAGGGGGACCAGGTTCGGAGATCTCGTCAGCGGGGAGGATCCGGGTCCTGATTCGGGTCGTTCTCCCCCTTGTCCGAGGAGGGCCCGCTGCTTCTGGCGAGCGCTTCCTTCGCGGCGACGAGCAGATGGTCGTCGGCGTAGAGCCCGTGCGTGTAGAGCTCCAGCACGGGAATGGTCGAGCGTTCCAGCAGCGATGTCGTCAGCGTGCTCTCTCCGAAGGCGCGCGCGAGGTGCCGCCGCAGGATGACGGGACCGAGACCATAGAGAGTCATGTACACGGCAGTGGCTTCCAGGTCGGACTGCTCGCGCATCGTGCCCGCGGCGATCTGTTCGCGCAGCATCTCTCTGGTGCTGGCGAGGAACATGTCGAAGAGGTGGTCGGACGCGGCGGAGTCGTCGAGGAGCATCCGGGCGAGGTAGTCCAGTGCGACATTGCGACCCTCTAACGAGTCCAACGCCTCCCGCATCAGGCGCGCGGCGTCGGCACCCGTCATGCCGTCTCGCTCGGCGAGGAAAGTGCTCACGACGTGCGCGTCGCACACGTCGCGCAGTCCTTCCTTGCTT
This genomic stretch from Microbacterium sp. Nx66 harbors:
- a CDS encoding TetR family transcriptional regulator, which encodes MRSGADDLTTRARIRDAAIVRFSERGFDGTSLRQIAQDAGVSPALILHHFGSKEGLRDVCDAHVVSTFLAERDGMTGADAARLMREALDSLEGRNVALDYLARMLLDDSAASDHLFDMFLASTREMLREQIAAGTMREQSDLEATAVYMTLYGLGPVILRRHLARAFGESTLTTSLLERSTIPVLELYTHGLYADDHLLVAAKEALARSSGPSSDKGENDPNQDPDPPR
- a CDS encoding ABC transporter ATP-binding protein — translated: MTPAIELTHLRKQYGRHTAVDSIDLRVDPGTVFGLIGPNGAGKTTTLRMILDIIRPTSGAIRVLGEDPRRGGPALRRRIGFIPGELRLDDRTTGRRMLDFYTEVSGPVNPGTIDRLADRLDLDLSRPVRALSKGNKQKLGIVQAFMHEPPLLVLDEPTSGLDPLVQREFLHLVTEARDRGQTVLLSSHVLSEIQQTADIVAVLSRGRVVAEGDVASLRLGAIRRVRVGLDTTAATLIREQLGALPQISELDVRGETDIVQVNATVEGAIDPLVKVLAQHHVLDLAIEEPDLEESVLRLYGDSSRLEAGQGDA